From the Mycoplasmatota bacterium genome, one window contains:
- a CDS encoding DUF5110 domain-containing protein: MNQYILKQFEMKTNPQGNIENIIQGNNYRFTLLNHKVIRMEYSQNNQFEDRASQVVLNRFFPKVDFKLVETDTRLEIITDDFHLYYQKGKAFNKDTLKIRLLENNEYYQFGIKDNNNLLSTSRTLDGVDGKMELEEGLISRSGYAVIDDSKTLLFNEDSWVEPRQNDNLDFYYFGYGHNYKACIQFFHEMSGKTPLLPRYVFGNWWSRYYEYTEDSLKGLIESFEKNDIPLSVCVIDMDWHVTDIPKELGNGWTGYTWNNNLFPNPKGMLDYLKNKNLKVTLNLHPALGIRAHEDCYNDVTEFMGVDPKTNEAIEFDCADPKFMNAYFNLVHHPHETMGVDFWWIDWQQGETTKIEGLDPLWMLNHTHYLDITRNNNRSIIFSRWAKLGSHRYPIGFSGDTLVTWDSLDFQPYFTANAANIGYSYWSHDIGGHFLGKEEAELYTRWVQFGVFSPVFRLHSSKNPFTRREPWNWNEKTFKIVKDFMQLRHKLVPYLYTMSYRNYEENLPMIVPSYYECDDYHAYVYKNQYYFGTEFYVAPITKPMNKDIQYSLHNVWLPKGKWYDFFNYQAYAGEKVYQLPYQVNDYPVFAKAGAIIPLSNDKGNTYDNPKDLEIKIFPGENNTFTMFEDDSTSNGYLKGEFTKTQFELTCIKKSMNLSIIFDEHYENFIQDRNYTLHFVNINDDFTINSNISYDYRYEDHQLYLTFTKGTDQINFEIVHEDQIEYKQKIDINQLIHKVLFEAEVDMLFKEQVYSAVLYSKDVNEQISKLISIRNNENTEFIDFVIAILVNLNNN; the protein is encoded by the coding sequence ATGAATCAATATATTTTAAAACAATTTGAAATGAAGACAAACCCTCAAGGAAATATTGAAAATATCATCCAAGGGAATAATTATCGCTTTACACTGTTAAATCACAAGGTAATCCGTATGGAGTATTCACAGAATAATCAATTTGAAGATAGAGCGTCACAAGTTGTTTTAAATCGATTTTTCCCAAAAGTTGATTTTAAACTAGTTGAAACGGATACTAGACTTGAAATTATTACGGATGATTTTCATTTATATTATCAAAAAGGAAAAGCATTTAATAAAGATACATTAAAGATTCGCTTACTAGAAAACAATGAATATTATCAATTCGGGATAAAAGATAACAATAATTTATTGTCAACATCAAGAACACTTGATGGGGTTGATGGTAAAATGGAACTTGAAGAGGGGTTAATTTCTCGAAGTGGTTATGCAGTGATTGATGATTCAAAAACTTTATTATTTAATGAAGATTCTTGGGTAGAGCCTAGACAAAATGATAATCTTGATTTTTATTATTTTGGATATGGACATAATTATAAGGCTTGTATTCAATTCTTTCATGAAATGAGTGGGAAGACACCTTTATTACCAAGGTATGTATTTGGTAATTGGTGGAGTCGATATTATGAATATACAGAAGATAGTTTAAAAGGTTTAATTGAATCATTTGAGAAGAATGATATTCCCTTATCAGTTTGTGTCATTGATATGGACTGGCATGTAACAGATATCCCTAAAGAATTAGGAAATGGATGGACAGGTTATACTTGGAATAATAATTTATTTCCAAATCCTAAAGGCATGTTAGATTATTTAAAAAATAAAAATTTAAAGGTGACACTAAATTTACATCCAGCACTTGGTATAAGAGCACATGAGGATTGTTATAATGATGTAACTGAGTTTATGGGTGTGGACCCTAAAACAAATGAAGCTATTGAATTTGATTGTGCTGATCCTAAATTTATGAATGCTTATTTTAATTTAGTCCATCACCCACATGAAACTATGGGAGTTGATTTTTGGTGGATTGATTGGCAACAAGGTGAAACGACTAAAATTGAAGGATTAGATCCTTTATGGATGTTAAATCATACTCATTATCTTGATATAACTCGTAATAATAATCGCTCGATAATCTTCTCACGCTGGGCAAAACTTGGCTCACATCGTTATCCAATTGGATTTTCAGGCGATACCCTTGTAACTTGGGATTCACTTGATTTTCAGCCTTATTTTACAGCGAATGCCGCGAATATTGGGTATAGTTATTGGTCCCATGATATAGGGGGACATTTCTTAGGTAAAGAAGAAGCAGAGTTATATACTAGATGGGTTCAATTTGGGGTATTCTCTCCAGTATTTAGACTGCATAGTTCGAAAAATCCTTTTACTAGAAGAGAACCATGGAACTGGAATGAAAAGACGTTTAAAATCGTTAAAGACTTTATGCAGTTAAGACATAAACTGGTTCCTTACTTGTATACAATGTCTTATAGAAACTATGAAGAGAACTTACCAATGATTGTCCCAAGTTATTATGAATGCGATGATTACCATGCCTATGTTTATAAAAATCAGTATTATTTTGGTACAGAGTTCTATGTTGCTCCTATCACTAAACCAATGAATAAAGATATTCAATATTCCCTTCATAATGTTTGGTTACCAAAAGGAAAATGGTATGATTTCTTTAATTATCAGGCATATGCTGGTGAGAAAGTATATCAATTACCTTATCAAGTAAATGATTATCCAGTATTCGCCAAAGCAGGAGCAATTATTCCATTATCAAACGATAAAGGAAATACTTATGATAATCCAAAAGATTTAGAAATAAAGATCTTTCCAGGAGAAAATAATACATTTACAATGTTTGAAGATGATTCAACTTCAAACGGCTATTTAAAAGGTGAATTTACGAAAACACAATTTGAACTAACATGTATAAAAAAATCAATGAATTTATCAATTATCTTTGATGAACATTATGAAAATTTTATTCAAGATAGAAACTATACCTTACATTTTGTGAATATAAATGATGATTTTACGATCAATTCGAATATATCATATGATTATCGTTATGAAGATCATCAATTATATCTAACATTTACAAAAGGTACAGATCAAATTAATTTTGAAATTGTACATGAGGATCAAATTGAATATAAACAAAAAATTGATATTAATCAATTGATTCATAAAGTATTGTTTGAAGCTGAAGTAGATATGTTATTTAAGGAACAAGTATATAGTGCAGTTTTATATTCTAAAGATGTAAATGAGCAGATCTCTAAGTTGATTTCAATAAGAAATAATGAAAATACTGAGTTTATTGATTTCGTTATCGCTATTTTAGTTAATTTAAATAATAATTAA
- the bglX gene encoding beta-glucosidase BglX — MRSIKRDPLPKRTNEEINQLVNDLMSKMTLKEKIGQLYQTTHDGAAITGPSYDASQNKKLINEGLIGSFLGLYDNMEIYRLQKEAVENTRLGIPLFFANDIIHGCRTSFPHNLAMACSWDPKLIEEASSVAAYESSHSGINMTFSPMLDIVRDPRWGRVMESFGEDPYLGQLYARAYVDGYQQDDLTSYDSVGACAKHFVGYGQIEGGRDYNTVDMSERVLRQFYLPPFEAAVDAGCEAVMSSFNVYDSVPATANKFLLRTVLKEGMNFSGFIISDYTSSGEIINHKIASDMKEVAKKCIEAGLDHEMVSNSYINHLETLVNEGSISESLIDDSCRRMLTFKYKIGLFDNPYKNIYLNFEDYWLKDEDRQKAKEVALNSVVLLKNEKVLPLKTKKIALIGPLAKSNQVIGPWCGKARDEDCVSLYDGLKRKFGDAIEINYSLGVDYNSHDESLFNEAIEAAKLSDVIVLAMGEQQWMSGEAQSRASIEVPGGQLKLLKELRKLGKEIVFVLFTGRPLDLREVEKNSDAIVCAWFLGNESGNALADILYGDYNPSGKLTMSFPYVVGQIPIYYNHLNTGRPYVPEDFYRSKYSDIPNNPLYPFGYGLSYTEFSYTNISFNQEEDEVSVHFTITNEGDFDGVDIPQVYIEAKSFSVSRPVNELKGFKKVFLKAGESKEIIIKVKKKEFAYYNIEMKKAVESGEYLVKLARNAEDIVSTKTISFREEIK, encoded by the coding sequence ATGAGATCAATTAAACGTGATCCATTACCAAAGCGCACAAATGAAGAAATTAATCAATTAGTTAATGATTTAATGTCAAAAATGACATTAAAAGAAAAAATTGGTCAACTTTATCAAACCACCCATGATGGAGCAGCGATAACTGGACCTAGTTATGATGCCTCACAAAATAAAAAATTAATCAATGAAGGATTGATTGGTTCTTTTCTAGGGTTGTATGATAATATGGAAATTTATCGATTACAAAAGGAAGCAGTAGAAAATACGAGATTAGGTATCCCACTTTTCTTTGCTAATGATATTATTCATGGTTGTAGAACAAGTTTTCCACATAACTTAGCGATGGCTTGTTCGTGGGATCCAAAATTAATCGAAGAAGCATCTTCTGTTGCTGCTTATGAATCTAGTCATAGTGGGATTAATATGACATTCTCCCCTATGTTAGATATTGTTAGAGATCCTAGATGGGGAAGAGTAATGGAGAGCTTTGGAGAAGACCCTTATTTAGGTCAGTTATATGCTAGAGCCTACGTAGATGGTTATCAACAAGATGATTTAACGAGTTATGATAGTGTCGGGGCTTGTGCTAAACATTTTGTTGGGTATGGTCAAATTGAAGGTGGACGAGATTATAATACCGTTGATATGTCAGAACGAGTACTACGACAATTTTATTTACCACCATTTGAGGCTGCAGTTGATGCTGGGTGTGAAGCAGTCATGTCTTCTTTTAATGTGTATGATAGTGTACCAGCAACAGCGAATAAATTTTTATTAAGAACTGTTTTAAAAGAAGGAATGAATTTCTCTGGATTTATAATTTCTGATTATACATCAAGTGGTGAAATCATTAATCATAAAATCGCAAGTGATATGAAAGAAGTTGCAAAAAAGTGTATTGAAGCAGGCCTAGATCATGAAATGGTTTCTAATTCTTATATTAATCATTTAGAAACATTAGTAAATGAAGGTAGTATTTCAGAGTCTTTAATTGATGATAGTTGTAGACGAATGTTAACATTTAAATATAAAATTGGATTATTTGATAATCCATATAAAAACATCTATTTAAATTTTGAAGATTATTGGTTAAAGGATGAAGATAGACAAAAAGCAAAAGAAGTAGCATTAAATTCTGTTGTATTATTAAAAAATGAAAAAGTTTTACCTCTAAAGACGAAAAAGATTGCCCTAATTGGACCTTTAGCGAAATCAAATCAGGTCATCGGTCCATGGTGTGGTAAGGCTAGAGATGAAGATTGTGTTTCATTGTATGATGGTCTAAAGAGAAAATTTGGAGACGCTATTGAAATTAATTATTCATTAGGTGTTGATTACAATTCTCATGATGAATCATTATTTAATGAAGCAATAGAAGCAGCAAAACTTTCAGATGTTATCGTACTTGCAATGGGAGAACAGCAATGGATGAGTGGGGAAGCTCAATCACGTGCTAGCATCGAGGTACCTGGTGGACAATTAAAATTATTAAAAGAATTACGTAAGCTAGGAAAAGAGATTGTTTTTGTCCTATTTACTGGCCGACCACTAGATTTACGTGAAGTAGAAAAAAATAGTGATGCCATTGTCTGTGCCTGGTTTTTAGGAAATGAAAGTGGGAATGCCCTAGCAGATATATTATATGGTGATTATAATCCATCTGGCAAATTAACAATGTCGTTTCCTTATGTGGTTGGACAAATACCAATTTATTATAATCATTTAAATACAGGTAGACCGTATGTTCCAGAAGATTTCTATCGAAGTAAATATAGTGATATTCCAAATAATCCGCTTTATCCATTTGGTTATGGATTAAGTTATACTGAGTTTTCCTATACCAATATTTCTTTTAATCAAGAAGAAGATGAGGTAAGCGTTCATTTTACCATAACAAATGAGGGAGATTTTGACGGAGTTGATATTCCTCAAGTCTATATTGAGGCAAAATCTTTTAGTGTTTCAAGACCGGTGAATGAATTAAAAGGCTTTAAGAAAGTTTTTCTTAAAGCAGGTGAGTCAAAAGAAATTATAATTAAGGTTAAAAAGAAAGAATTTGCTTACTATAATATTGAGATGAAAAAAGCTGTAGAATCTGGAGAATATTTAGTTAAATTAGCTAGAAATGCAGAAGATATCGTTTCAACAAAAACAATTTCATTTAGAGAGGAAATTAAATGA